In Fodinibius salicampi, the sequence ACAGCAACTGCTGAAGGTTCTCAGCCCCTTTTTCATATACAGCATCATCATGGGGATCTGTATTATCCGGCAGGTCAACTTCCGGCCGACTTACATGTAAAAAATTATGGGGGTTGTTTTCAGCTATCGTTTGCACTTCATCAAAAGTAATAACGTCGTAAGGAACAGAGGCAATTTCTTTTACCCGTTTTGGGTCCGGCCGCCACGCTTTAAAAGGATGTAAATGAGCCATTAGGTTAAATAAAAATTAAACAAAATATCAGCTATCAAAGGTACTTGGTAAAAAGCAATAATTAAAGTTTCAAATCAGAATAAAATAATCTGTTTAATCATTGGGGAAAACAGGAGGCAATACTAATCCAGAACTTTTATGTGCAGATTTTTCCACCTGACTTTGACCTCATTGCCTTCGGTTGCGGAGTGGATTTGAAGGGCGATGGAACCGGTTGCCTGACCGATTTTCTGATCCTCCAATGCGACCATTTTTTTATCATTCAGCCAGCTGGTTACTTTATCGCCTTCCACGCGGATAACCATATGATTCCATTCCCCGGGCTTTAGTGCCTTTTCATCTTCCGGACTGGGTTTTTTAAGCCATCCTCTACCATAAGATTCATAAATTCCCCCGGTATGAGAACCTAACGGGGCTACTTCTACCTGCCAGCCCTCTATTTTAGTCCCCTCAACACTGGATCGAATGAATACGCCGCTGTTTCCATTGGATTCTTGTTTAAAATCCAGGCTTAAAACAAAGTTTTTATAGGTCTTATCGGTTGTCAGGTAACCATATTCTTTATCAGGGCCACTTTCGCATACCAGCTCGCCATCTTCGACATACCAATGCTCGGTACCGTGAATCGTCCAGCCGGATAAATCTTTCCCATTGAATATAGGCTCAAACTCCTGGGCGATAGTGGGGTTGGTTAACAATAGAAAGGTGCATGCCAGCAAAAAATATTTCATGCCTCTGATTAATTCATTTATTTTTAGAGTCAGATTAAGAACATTGAAGCACAATATCGAATGAATGGAATAATTACAAATCTGTTTATTCCTAATCAAAATCATCTAATTATTAAAAATTGGTAGCATATGGATCAAATGAATTTTGACGGAGATAACTTATCAGAAGATAAACAGCAACAACTTTTATTTATGATGCTTGTTCAGCAGCATCAGCAAATAGCGATGATGGGGATGGGGAAAATTGAAAACCCAAACACCGGGGAAGTAGAAAGAGAACTGAAGTCGGCAAAGTTTGCCATTGATACCCTGGTAATGTTGCAGAAGTTTACCGAAGGAAATCTTCCCAAAGAGTTGGATAACTATCTGAAAGAGACGTTGAATAATCTGCGTATGAACTATGCCGATGAGACTGAAAAAGAGGATGAAAGTGATGAAGGACAAGAAGAGTAATACCCTGAAACGAGTTGCTGCGGCGGGCGGAGTAGTTGTAGATACCCTTGATAAGGATTCCGATCCCAAAGTATTGCTAATACATCGCAGGGGCGTATGGGATTTACCTAAGGGAAAGCTTGAAGAGGGGGAATCGATCGAGGAATGTGCCATACGCGAAGTATCCGAGGAGGTCGGTCTTAAAACCGATCCAACCGTTGTTTCACCGCTTATAGAGACTTATCATGAATATGAGCGGTCGAATACC encodes:
- a CDS encoding 3-keto-disaccharide hydrolase, with product MKYFLLACTFLLLTNPTIAQEFEPIFNGKDLSGWTIHGTEHWYVEDGELVCESGPDKEYGYLTTDKTYKNFVLSLDFKQESNGNSGVFIRSSVEGTKIEGWQVEVAPLGSHTGGIYESYGRGWLKKPSPEDEKALKPGEWNHMVIRVEGDKVTSWLNDKKMVALEDQKIGQATGSIALQIHSATEGNEVKVRWKNLHIKVLD
- a CDS encoding DUF1844 domain-containing protein, translated to MDQMNFDGDNLSEDKQQQLLFMMLVQQHQQIAMMGMGKIENPNTGEVERELKSAKFAIDTLVMLQKFTEGNLPKELDNYLKETLNNLRMNYADETEKEDESDEGQEE
- a CDS encoding NUDIX hydrolase; this encodes MKDKKSNTLKRVAAAGGVVVDTLDKDSDPKVLLIHRRGVWDLPKGKLEEGESIEECAIREVSEEVGLKTDPTVVSPLIETYHEYERSNTRYGKTTHWYLMKLNSNNYEFVPQKEEGIEKVEWVPLEKAKGKVGYDNLREVLEEL